Genomic segment of Coffea arabica cultivar ET-39 chromosome 1e, Coffea Arabica ET-39 HiFi, whole genome shotgun sequence:
GGCTCTGATGAAAAGTTGGGATTGGCATGCCCCTTTTGTTCCGAGGATTTTGACGTCCTAGAATTATACTGTCATGTTGATGTCGTCCATCACAAGGAGGCCAGAGCTCAAGTAATTCCACTCTTtcctttctgcaatttttttaaatttattttttgggtagaaaaaagTATTGTAACAATGTTGTTAAGTTCTCGCCAGCGCACAGCTTAAAGACATTTCAGTTTAGGGGAATTTATTTGTTTGACCTACTGAATTTCATTGCTAGAGACTAAAAATTGGGAATCTAAACTGTGGAAGACTCTTCTGTAGTCTTTTGTCATTACTATCTttcaaaagtttcaaattttttttgtaatctgCTCGTTCCAAGTTCGATGATTTATCTTTGTTTTTACAAGTGAAGGTTGTTGTTAATCTCATTGGTGACGTGATCAAACAGGGTCTTTGGTTGGGTTTATTCTGTATTGGGCTCCAAATCCTGCTATACTGTTTGTgttgagcttttttttttgttgggtttggttggggggggggggaggtgtGCTGGTGTTTGGCGTAGGGAATTTGGGGTTAAGAATGCTGGAATTTCaggtaaattttctttttcaacgcAAAGGATTCAGATAGATGATAGGTCCATAATCCTTATGGCCTGCTTTTTTGCTCTCAAACCAGTTAGGTTGCATCTGAAGTCTTTTGTGTATCCAGGCATATGTACTGGCATGCACTTTGTATTGCTTTGCATTCTGATTTTAATCATGCTTTTGATGGAGTTACTTTGTTTTTACAGATTTGTCCAGTTTGTGTTTCAAAGGTGGACGCGAACATGGCTGTACATCTAATTACTCAGCACGAGACTATCTTGAAGATATCCTTTACAGTTTCTTCTTCTTACTGTTGGTTATAGTGTTTCCCTTATTTATCTTGCAGCAATTTCGTTTTTTTAGAATTCCCCAGTCATCCTAATTTAGAGGAtctaattttcatatttttcatgATAATCATATTGTACATGTGAATGTTTTTCGCGTGAATGTTTAGctggatttttctttttgcaggTTGTGAAGAATTTTTCTGTGGCGATAATGTTTTAGTGGTTTAAATTTTTGTGCACCTTGACTTGGTCTTACATTCTTTGCAAAAAGAAATTCTGCAATGGTGGATCTCATCCAGCCCTTTCTTCCTTGAAAAAGGAGTTATGGGATGAACATTTGCACTCACCTCCTAAGGGTTCTCGCGTCAGTTCTTCTTCTGCTGTAGAATCTGATTCTCTCCTTTTACCGTTTCTCTACAATCCTCAACCTGAAATAGTTAGACCTCTGATTGAAGGAAGCTCATTAGGGAGCGATTCACCTGATAGTAACTTAGAAAGGTATGACCAGATTGTTTTTTTGTTCGGTTTTCAAATCCGTTACCTCATTTTATCTATTCTAATTGGTTCTGCTTCGGACCTGGTTGGTTGACTTGTACAGCCTATGCTTTCATCTCTCTTGAACTGTAACATTGGGATTGAGTTTTTAGATCATTATTTATCAAGATAATCTATATCTTCTTTCAAAGGCATATTGATGAGGTTTTGGAAATAAAGATGGCCTGACAACATTGACTATTTAT
This window contains:
- the LOC113735447 gene encoding protein DEHYDRATION-INDUCED 19 homolog 7-like isoform X1 encodes the protein MADHDQDWEIRISTSPSSSKKGTAACLPPPEVINVGADSYIDVEEEEDAEEYDDDVDDDDTGSDEKLGLACPFCSEDFDVLELYCHVDVVHHKEARAQICPVCVSKVDANMAVHLITQHETILKILCKKKFCNGGSHPALSSLKKELWDEHLHSPPKGSRVSSSSAVESDSLLLPFLYNPQPEIVRPLIEGSSLGSDSPDSNLESGNVNLSALPDKDEEKAQRCEFIRDLLVSTILGDQL
- the LOC113735447 gene encoding protein DEHYDRATION-INDUCED 19 homolog 7-like isoform X2, which encodes MADHDQDWEIRISTSPSSSKKGTAACLPPPDSYIDVEEEEDAEEYDDDVDDDDTGSDEKLGLACPFCSEDFDVLELYCHVDVVHHKEARAQICPVCVSKVDANMAVHLITQHETILKILCKKKFCNGGSHPALSSLKKELWDEHLHSPPKGSRVSSSSAVESDSLLLPFLYNPQPEIVRPLIEGSSLGSDSPDSNLESGNVNLSALPDKDEEKAQRCEFIRDLLVSTILGDQL